A window of the Lactuca sativa cultivar Salinas chromosome 5, Lsat_Salinas_v11, whole genome shotgun sequence genome harbors these coding sequences:
- the LOC111885054 gene encoding serine/threonine-protein kinase STY13 — translation MLEAPKFTGMNMMGLNNNHHDNNFIDLSQGFYHKLGEGSNMSIDSFNSLNMSQNGGSIAMSLDNSSVGSNESHTRILNHQGLKPTKNYTDALSVHKGRVSHGLSDDALARALLDTRFPTQGLENFDEWTIDLRKLSMGPAFAQGAFGKLYKGSYNGEDVAIKLLEKPENDVERGLVMEQQFQQEVMMLARLKHVNIVRFIGACRKPNVWCIVTEYAKGGSVRQFLARRQNRAVGLKLAVKQALDVARGMEYVHALGLIHRDLKSDNLLISADKSIKIADFGVARIEVQTEGMTPETGTYRWMAPEMIQHRPYTQKVDVYSFGIVLWELITGMLPFQNMTAVQAAFAVVNKGVRPTIPPDCLPVLGEIMVRCWDGNSDARPPFTEVVRMLEHAENDIMTTVRKARFRCCISQPMTTD, via the exons ATGTTGGAAGCTCCAAAGTTCACAGGCATGAATATGATGGGGttaaacaacaaccaccatgATAATAATTTCATCGACCTCTCACAAGGCTTCTACCACAAACTCGGCGAAGGGTCAAACATGTCAATCGATAGTTTCAACAGCTTAAACATGAGTCAAAACGGAGGCTCAATCGCCATgtcactcgacaactcatccgtGGGGTCCAACGAATCCCACACGCGTATCCTCAACCACCAAGGCCTCAAACCCACAAAAAATTACACAGACGCCCTTTCGGTCCACAAAGGCCGCGTCTCCCACGGGCTATCCGATGACGCCCTCGCAAGGGCACTTTTGGACACGCGGTTTCCAACCCAAGGACTTGAAAACTTCGATGAATGGACAATCGATCTTCGAAAACTCTCGATGGGTCCCGCATTCGCACAAGGCGCGTTTGGGAAGCTTTATAAAGGTAGTTACAATGGAGAAGATGTGGCGATTAAGTTATTGGAGAAACCGGAGAATGATGTGGAGAGAGGGTTGGTGATGGAACAACAATTTCAACAAGAGGTGATGATGCTTGCGAGGTTGAAACATGTGAATATTGTGAGGTTTATTGGGGCGTGTAGGAAGCCGAAtgtgtggtgtattgtgacggaGTATGCGAAAGGTGGTTCGGTTAGGCAGTTTTTGGCTAGGCGGCAGAATAGGGCGGTGGGGTTGAAACTCGCGGTGAAACAGGCGTTGGATGTCGCTAGAGGGATGGAGTATGTGCACGCGCTTGGGTTGATTCATCGCGATTTGAAAAGTGATAATTTGTTGATTTCGGCTgataaaagtattaagattgccGATTTTGGAGTTGCGAGGATTGAGGTGCAGACCGAAGGGATGACGCCCGAGACCGGCACCTACCGCTGGATGGCTCC GGAAATGATACAACACAGGCCATATACGCAAAAAGTAGATGTGTATAGCTTTGGGATTGTTCTGTGGGAACTGATAACTGGAATGCTGCCATTTCAAAACATGACGGCTGTACAGGCGGCATTTGCGGTGGTGAACAAAGGTGTCAGGCCGACCATCCCGCCGGACTGCCTGCCGGTGCTTGGAGAAATCATGGTCCGCTGCTGGGACGGGAACTCCGATGCCCGGCCGCCATTCACGGAGGTGGTCAGAATGCTTGAACATGCTGAAAATGATATCATGACAACTGTCAGAAAGGCGCGTTTCAGATGCTGCATAAGTCAACCGATGACCACtgattga